In one Motacilla alba alba isolate MOTALB_02 chromosome 7, Motacilla_alba_V1.0_pri, whole genome shotgun sequence genomic region, the following are encoded:
- the METTL21A gene encoding protein N-lysine methyltransferase METTL21A, translating into MALVPYEEGGGWTARQLHSPSATFHFASRTIRLQQDWRRLGVAAVVWDAAVVLCAYLELEGIDLRDRSVIELGAGTGLLGIVVTLLGARVTITDRAAALELLESNVQANLPPELRPRAVVKELTWGKDLDNFSPGAFDLILGADIVYLEETFAELLQTLEHLCSERTVILLSCRIRYERDLKFLKMLRERFSVSEVHYDSSKDVHIYKAQRGSRKDDL; encoded by the exons ATGGCCTTGGTGCCCTACGAGGAGGGAGGCGGCTGGACGGCGcggcagctgcacagcccttcGGCCACCTTCCACTTCGCCAGCCGCACCATCCGCCTCCAGCAGGACTGGCGGCGCCTGGGGGTGGCGGCCGTGGTCTGGGACGCG GCTGTTGTTCTGTGTGCTTATCTGGAGCTGGAAGGCATTGATCTCAGGGATCGGTCTGTGAttgagctgggagctggaacTGGATTGCTGGGAATAGTGGTCACGTTACTAG GTGCCCGTGTTACCATCACTGACAGGGCGGCAGcactggagctcctggagtcaAACGTGCAGGCGAACTTACCCCCTGAACTACGTCCCAGAGCGGTGGTGAAGGAGCTGACCTGGGGAAAAGACCTGGATAACTTCTCTCCAGGAGCATTTGACTTAATCCTGGGTGCGGACATCGTTTATCTGgaagaaacatttgcagaacTGCTTCAGACTCTGGAGCACCTGTGCTCAGAGCGAACGGTGATTCTCCTTTCCTGCCGCATCCGCTACGAGCGGGACCTCAAGTTCCTGAAGATGCTGAGAGAGCGCTTCTCTGTGTCCGAGGTCCACTATGATTCCAGTAAGGATGTTCATATCTACAAAGCACAGAGGGGGAGTCGCAAGGATGACCTTTGA